A genomic window from Massilia sp. METH4 includes:
- a CDS encoding LysR family transcriptional regulator, producing the protein MNKLQAMEVFVQVVDAGGFSRAADLMQLPKATVSTLIQQLEASLSVKLLHRTTRQVTVTADGAAYYERCLRILSDVKDAEESLSRTRLSPSGRLRVESPTGLAGEILVPALPDFFERYPDIQLELGSSDRPVDLIEEGVDCAVRGGALGDSTLIARRIGIINFVTCAAPSYIARFGMPEHPRDLERHRCVNYFSAKTGKIYDWDFNKDGERIQVQMPGVIALNDGNAYVQAGLAGLGIVQMTDYLLLQHVREGRMVQVLPDWTSDPLPIHIVYPQNRHLSAKVRVFVEWVAELFANHPGMRLRTLPQSLPEAA; encoded by the coding sequence ATGAACAAATTACAGGCGATGGAAGTGTTCGTGCAGGTGGTCGATGCCGGCGGTTTTTCCCGTGCTGCCGACCTGATGCAGCTGCCGAAGGCCACCGTGTCGACCCTGATCCAGCAGCTGGAAGCGTCACTTTCAGTTAAGTTGCTGCACCGGACGACACGCCAGGTGACGGTGACGGCCGACGGCGCCGCCTATTACGAGCGCTGCCTGCGCATCCTCTCCGATGTGAAGGATGCCGAGGAATCGCTGTCGCGCACCCGGCTGTCGCCCAGCGGGCGCCTGCGCGTGGAATCGCCGACCGGCCTGGCGGGTGAAATCCTCGTGCCCGCCCTGCCCGACTTCTTCGAACGCTATCCGGACATCCAGCTCGAACTGGGCAGCTCCGATCGCCCGGTGGACCTGATCGAGGAGGGGGTCGACTGCGCGGTGCGTGGTGGCGCGCTGGGCGACTCCACGCTGATCGCGCGGCGCATCGGCATCATCAACTTCGTCACCTGCGCCGCACCGTCGTACATCGCGAGATTCGGCATGCCGGAACATCCGCGCGACCTGGAGCGCCATCGCTGCGTGAACTATTTCTCGGCCAAGACGGGCAAGATCTACGACTGGGATTTCAACAAGGACGGCGAGCGCATCCAGGTGCAGATGCCCGGCGTGATCGCGCTGAACGACGGGAATGCCTATGTGCAGGCCGGGCTGGCGGGCCTGGGCATCGTCCAGATGACCGATTACCTGCTGCTGCAGCACGTGCGCGAAGGCCGCATGGTGCAGGTGCTGCCGGACTGGACCAGCGACCCGCTGCCGATCCACATCGTGTACCCGCAGAACCGCCACCTGTCCGCCAAGGTGCGCGTGTTCGTCGAATGGGTTGCCGAACTGTTTGCCAATCATCCGGGCATGCGCCTGCGCACGCTCCCCCAATCCTTACCGGAGGCCGCTTGA
- a CDS encoding alpha/beta hydrolase, whose product MSALQQHPITLADDLVLRDLEVQGAEGPLPARLYLAGAPAAKRDTLVVFFHGGGFVGGSIDEADDFLSRLVSGDRSQVALSAGYTLASVKPFPAAVEDAHALLLWAKKNKSKLAWNGRRLVVAGIEAGANLAAVVSLMSRDRGGPALAGQVLIMPMLDPALSTCSMREVPVCRDRAAVVDNVAGKCAAGYRGYLPNAADRTHPYASPLQSSRLKNLPPALILSAEDDPLRDEAEQYGAKLIKCGITTTVKRLPPPPLDQPGGRNDCACVFALMEIAAFIRGADGTETPPA is encoded by the coding sequence ATGAGCGCCTTGCAGCAGCATCCGATCACGCTGGCCGACGATCTCGTGCTGCGCGACCTGGAAGTGCAGGGGGCCGAAGGCCCTTTGCCGGCGCGGCTGTACCTGGCCGGTGCGCCGGCCGCGAAGCGCGACACGCTCGTGGTGTTCTTCCACGGCGGCGGCTTCGTGGGCGGCTCGATCGACGAGGCGGACGATTTCCTGTCGCGGCTCGTGAGCGGCGACCGCAGCCAGGTGGCGCTGTCGGCCGGCTATACGCTGGCATCGGTGAAGCCGTTCCCGGCCGCTGTCGAGGATGCGCATGCCTTGCTGCTGTGGGCGAAGAAGAACAAATCGAAACTGGCGTGGAACGGCAGGCGCCTGGTGGTGGCCGGCATCGAGGCCGGCGCCAACCTCGCCGCCGTGGTGTCGCTGATGTCGCGCGACCGGGGTGGCCCGGCGCTGGCCGGCCAGGTGCTGATCATGCCGATGCTGGATCCGGCGCTGTCCACCTGCTCGATGCGCGAGGTACCCGTGTGCCGCGACCGCGCGGCCGTGGTGGACAACGTGGCCGGCAAGTGCGCGGCCGGCTACCGCGGCTACCTGCCAAATGCCGCGGACCGCACGCACCCTTACGCGTCGCCGCTGCAATCGTCGCGCCTGAAGAACCTGCCGCCGGCGTTGATCCTGTCCGCGGAGGACGATCCACTGCGCGACGAAGCTGAACAATACGGCGCAAAACTGATCAAGTGCGGCATCACCACCACGGTGAAACGCCTGCCGCCACCTCCGCTCGACCAGCCGGGCGGGCGCAACGATTGTGCCTGCGTGTTTGCATTGATGGAAATTGCCGCGTTCATCCGCGGCGCAGATGGGACGGAGACCCCACCAGCCTGA
- a CDS encoding efflux RND transporter periplasmic adaptor subunit produces the protein MKNTNTLTALARPAVAKVVAVLAAAGIAITLAGCEDATGKTAEAPAAAGGPPISAALVIEKPVAETQEFSGRLEAIDHVEIRSRVSGFITAVNFKPGSEVKKGDVLFVIDPRPYQAEADRAEAAANSARARAELARLELNRAERLLADKAIAQREFDERASAQKELDAAARAAQAQYEAAKLNLSYTRVTSPIDGRVSKAEITLGNLVDASAVLTSVVSLDKIYASFDGDEDTYLRVGTQNHKGEPVVVKVGLANEEGFPHEGKLEFVDNQLDTQTGSVRMRATFDNKDRALVPGLFARVQLGGGNVTKNTVLINDRAVGTDQNRKFVFVVGADNKAEYRAVTLGPTVDGLRVVKAGLKPGEKIVVNGLQRVRPGAPVTPQIVPMDAAVAKAQENRKDNKKGNEVAAL, from the coding sequence ATGAAAAACACGAATACTTTGACAGCACTGGCGCGACCCGCGGTGGCCAAAGTCGTGGCCGTCCTCGCGGCAGCCGGCATCGCGATCACGCTGGCAGGGTGCGAGGACGCCACCGGCAAGACCGCCGAAGCGCCCGCCGCTGCCGGCGGCCCGCCCATTTCCGCAGCACTGGTCATCGAAAAGCCGGTGGCCGAAACGCAGGAATTCTCCGGCCGGCTGGAAGCGATCGACCACGTGGAAATCCGCTCGCGTGTTTCCGGCTTCATCACGGCCGTGAACTTCAAGCCGGGCAGCGAAGTGAAGAAAGGTGACGTGCTGTTCGTGATCGACCCTCGCCCCTACCAGGCCGAAGCCGACCGCGCCGAAGCGGCCGCCAACTCGGCGCGTGCCAGGGCCGAGCTGGCCCGGCTGGAGCTGAACCGCGCCGAGCGCCTGCTGGCCGACAAGGCGATCGCGCAGCGCGAGTTCGACGAACGTGCCTCGGCGCAGAAGGAACTGGATGCCGCCGCGCGCGCCGCCCAGGCTCAGTACGAAGCCGCGAAGCTGAACCTCTCCTACACCCGCGTCACGTCGCCGATCGACGGCCGCGTGTCGAAGGCCGAGATCACGCTGGGCAACCTGGTCGACGCTTCCGCGGTGCTGACTTCGGTCGTCTCGCTCGACAAGATCTACGCGAGTTTCGATGGCGATGAAGACACCTACCTGCGCGTGGGCACGCAGAACCACAAGGGCGAGCCGGTCGTCGTGAAGGTGGGCCTGGCCAACGAGGAAGGCTTCCCGCATGAAGGCAAGCTGGAATTCGTCGACAACCAGCTCGACACGCAGACCGGTTCGGTGCGCATGCGCGCCACGTTCGACAACAAGGACCGCGCCCTCGTGCCGGGCCTGTTCGCCCGCGTGCAGCTGGGCGGCGGCAACGTGACGAAGAACACGGTGCTGATCAACGACCGCGCCGTGGGCACGGACCAGAACCGCAAGTTTGTCTTCGTGGTGGGTGCCGACAACAAGGCCGAGTACCGCGCCGTGACGCTGGGCCCGACGGTGGACGGCCTGCGCGTGGTGAAGGCGGGCCTGAAGCCGGGCGAGAAGATCGTCGTCAACGGCCTGCAGCGCGTGCGCCCCGGCGCGCCGGTGACCCCGCAGATCGTGCCGATGGACGCCGCGGTGGCCAAGGCGCAGGAAAACAGGAAGGACAACAAGAAGGGCAACGAAGTGGCGGCGCTGTAA